A window of the Microtus pennsylvanicus isolate mMicPen1 chromosome 4, mMicPen1.hap1, whole genome shotgun sequence genome harbors these coding sequences:
- the Foxq1 gene encoding forkhead box protein Q1 — MKLEVFAPRAAHGDKTGSDLEGAGSSEAPSPLSAAGDDSLGSDGDCAANSPAADGGAGDLEGGGGERSSGGGPSSQDGSEVADDRAQASATGPCAGSVGSGEGARSKPYTRRPKPPYSYIALIAMAIRDSAGGRLTLAEINEYLMGKFPFFRGSYTGWRNSVRHNLSLNDCFVKVLRDPSRPWGKDNYWMLNPNSEYTFADGVFRRRRKRLSHRTTVPASGLRPEEAPPGPTGSPQPAPAARSSPIARSPARQEERSSPASKFSSSFAIDSILSKPFRSRRDGDAALGVQLPWGAAPCPPLRAYPALLPAAPGGSLLPLCAYGAGEPTQLASRGAEVQPAAPLLLAPLSPATTATKPFRGSETSGAAHLYCPLRLPATLQAASACGPGPHLSYPVETLLA; from the coding sequence ATGAAATTGGAGGTGTTCGCCCCACGCGCCGCCCACGGGGACAAGACGGGCAGTGATCTGGAGGGGGCCGGCAGCAGCGAAGCGCCATCTCCGCTGTCTGCGGCTGGCGACGACTCGTTAGGCTCTGACGGGGACTGCGCGGCCAACAGCCCAGCGGCGGACGGCGGTGCGGGGGATCTGGAGGGCGGTGGCGGCGAGAGGAGCTCGGGTGGCGGGCCCAGCTCCCAGGACGGTTCCGAGGTGGCCGACGACAGAGCGCAGGCCTCCGCGACAGGGCCGTGCGCGGGCAGTGTGGGCAGCGGCGAGGGCGCGCGCAGCAAGCCCTACACGCGGCGACCCAAGCCCCCGTACTCCTACATCGCGCTCATCGCCATGGCCATCCGCGACTCCGCGGGCGGACGCCTGACACTGGCCGAGATCAACGAGTACCTCATGGGCAAGTTCCCCTTTTTCCGGGGCAGCTACACCGGCTGGCGCAACTCCGTGCGCCACAACCTCTCTCTCAACGACTGCTTCGTCAAGGTGCTGCGCGACCCCTCGCGGCCCTGGGGCAAGGACAACTACTGGATGCTCAACCCCAACAGCGAATACACCTTCGCTGACGGGGTCTTCCGCCGCCGCCGCAAGCGCCTCAGCCACCGAACGACAGTCCCCGCGTCGGGGCTGCGACCCGAGGAAGCCCCACCCGGACCCACCGGGAGCCCGCAGCCCGCGCCTGCCGCCCGGTCCTCCCCGATCGCGCGCTCGCCTGCTCGCCAGGAGGAGCGCTCCAGCCCGGCGAGCAAGTTCTCCAGCTCCTTCGCCATCGACAGTATCCTCAGCAAGCCGTTCCGCAGCCGCCGCGACGGCGACGCGGCTCTAGGGGTGCAGCTGCCCTGGGGAGCGGCTCCCTGCCCGCCGCTGCGTGCCTACCCCGCTCTCCTTCCCGCTGCGCCGGGCGGCTCCCTGCTGCCGCTCTGTGCCTACGGCGCGGGCGAGCCCACGCAGCTGGCGTCGCGCGGAGCCGAGGTGCAGCCCGCAGCGCCCCTGCTGCTGGCACCCCTGTCCCCCGCCACCACCGCAACCAAGCCATTCCGAGGTTCCGAGACAAGCGGCGCGGCGCACCTGTACTGCCCCCTACGGCTGCCCGCGACCCTGCAGGCGGCTTCGGCCTGCGGTCCGGGCCCGCACCTGTCCTACCCGGTGGAAACGCTGCTAGCTTGA